A genome region from Primulina eburnea isolate SZY01 chromosome 9, ASM2296580v1, whole genome shotgun sequence includes the following:
- the LOC140840490 gene encoding uncharacterized protein produces the protein MAKRSIMSLEFTPNYGWMREPTLVTIKLYYNGSMDSNRKRKTYKGKSTEYFDFVDMDKIGLIELWGYAEQVGCVEKDNFRFWHKIGKSLNNGRYLENDADVVQIRNHVPKNFEVEIYIEHDKFVSINEIDASGVLEKPKKWNRKQGLESLMKMRQNFMIVSLISMKMIILGEKGEI, from the exons ATGGCTAAAAGAAGTATAATGTCTCTTGAATTCACCCCGAATTATG GCTGGATGCGAGAACCCACTCTTGTTACAATTAAATTGTACTACAATGGTTCAATGGACAGCAATCGCAAGAGGAAAACGTACAAAGGTAAGAGTACTGAATACTTTGATTTTGTGGATATGGATAAGATAGGCTTGATTGAACTCTGGGGTTATGCTGAGCAAGTAGGATGCGTGGAGAAAGATAACTTCAGATTTTGGCACAAAATCGGTAAATCTTTGAACAATGGTAGATATTTGGAAAATGATGCTGATGTGGTTCAAATTAGGAACCACGTCCCCAAAAACTTTGAAGTGGAAATTTATATTGAACATGATAAATTTGTTTCAATAAATGAGATAGATGCATCTGGTGTTTTAGAGAAACCAAAGAAGTGGAACCGAAAACAAGGGCTGGAATCACTGATGAAGATGAGGCAAAATTTTATGATAGTGAGTTTGATTTCGATGAAGATGATAATATTAGGGGAGAAGGGGGAAATATAG
- the LOC140841447 gene encoding flap endonuclease GEN-like 1 isoform X5 — protein MRRSIYLLEWSLPVLIPVCTLVNLVRVFVPDGTPSPIKSRARIARYCRASGLDLSSQLEAEEGASFERNWEFRKCVEECAVNEVDLLELLGMPVLKVKGEAEALFAQLNSAGHVDVCITANNDAFLYGAQ, from the exons ATGCGAAGAAGCATTTACTTGCTTGAGTGGAGTTTACCGGTTTTGATTCCAGTGTGCACCCTTGTCAATCTTGTGCGT GTTTTTGTCCCTGATGGGACTCCATCCCCTATAAAGTCCCGTGCAAGAATAGCACGGTATTGCAGAGCATCGGGCTTGGATTTATCCAGCCAGCTCGAGGCGGAAGAGGGTGCCTCGTTTGAGAGAAACTGGGAATTTAGGAAATGCGTGGAAGAATGTGCTGTGAATGAAGTT GATTTGCTGGAACTCCTGGGAATGCCAGTTTTAAAAGTTAAAGGGGAAGCTGAAGCACTCTTTGCACAGTTAAATAGTGCAGGACATGTTGATGTTTGTATTACTGCCAACAACGATGCCTTTCTTTATGGGGCCCAATGA
- the LOC140841447 gene encoding flap endonuclease GEN-like 1 isoform X2 codes for MRRSIYLLEWSLPVLIPVCTLVNLVRFGAFQVFVPDGTPSPIKSRARIARYCRASGLDLSSQLEAEEGASFERNWEFRKCVEECAVNEDLLELLGMPVLKVKGEAEALFAQLNSAGHVDVCITANNDAFLYGAQ; via the exons ATGCGAAGAAGCATTTACTTGCTTGAGTGGAGTTTACCGGTTTTGATTCCAGTGTGCACCCTTGTCAATCTTGTGCGT TTTGGAGCCTTCCAGGTTTTTGTCCCTGATGGGACTCCATCCCCTATAAAGTCCCGTGCAAGAATAGCACGGTATTGCAGAGCATCGGGCTTGGATTTATCCAGCCAGCTCGAGGCGGAAGAGGGTGCCTCGTTTGAGAGAAACTGGGAATTTAGGAAATGCGTGGAAGAATGTGCTGTGAATGAA GATTTGCTGGAACTCCTGGGAATGCCAGTTTTAAAAGTTAAAGGGGAAGCTGAAGCACTCTTTGCACAGTTAAATAGTGCAGGACATGTTGATGTTTGTATTACTGCCAACAACGATGCCTTTCTTTATGGGGCCCAATGA
- the LOC140841447 gene encoding flap endonuclease GEN-like 1 isoform X4: MRRSIYLLEWSLPVLIPVCTLVNLVRFGAFQVFVPDGTPSPIKSRARIARYCRASGLDLSSQLEAEEGASFERNWEFRKCVEECADLLELLGMPVLKVKGEAEALFAQLNSAGHVDVCITANNDAFLYGAQ; the protein is encoded by the exons ATGCGAAGAAGCATTTACTTGCTTGAGTGGAGTTTACCGGTTTTGATTCCAGTGTGCACCCTTGTCAATCTTGTGCGT TTTGGAGCCTTCCAGGTTTTTGTCCCTGATGGGACTCCATCCCCTATAAAGTCCCGTGCAAGAATAGCACGGTATTGCAGAGCATCGGGCTTGGATTTATCCAGCCAGCTCGAGGCGGAAGAGGGTGCCTCGTTTGAGAGAAACTGGGAATTTAGGAAATGCGTGGAAGAATGTGCT GATTTGCTGGAACTCCTGGGAATGCCAGTTTTAAAAGTTAAAGGGGAAGCTGAAGCACTCTTTGCACAGTTAAATAGTGCAGGACATGTTGATGTTTGTATTACTGCCAACAACGATGCCTTTCTTTATGGGGCCCAATGA
- the LOC140841447 gene encoding flap endonuclease GEN-like 1 isoform X1 — MRRSIYLLEWSLPVLIPVCTLVNLVRFGAFQVFVPDGTPSPIKSRARIARYCRASGLDLSSQLEAEEGASFERNWEFRKCVEECAVNEVDLLELLGMPVLKVKGEAEALFAQLNSAGHVDVCITANNDAFLYGAQ; from the exons ATGCGAAGAAGCATTTACTTGCTTGAGTGGAGTTTACCGGTTTTGATTCCAGTGTGCACCCTTGTCAATCTTGTGCGT TTTGGAGCCTTCCAGGTTTTTGTCCCTGATGGGACTCCATCCCCTATAAAGTCCCGTGCAAGAATAGCACGGTATTGCAGAGCATCGGGCTTGGATTTATCCAGCCAGCTCGAGGCGGAAGAGGGTGCCTCGTTTGAGAGAAACTGGGAATTTAGGAAATGCGTGGAAGAATGTGCTGTGAATGAAGTT GATTTGCTGGAACTCCTGGGAATGCCAGTTTTAAAAGTTAAAGGGGAAGCTGAAGCACTCTTTGCACAGTTAAATAGTGCAGGACATGTTGATGTTTGTATTACTGCCAACAACGATGCCTTTCTTTATGGGGCCCAATGA
- the LOC140841447 gene encoding flap endonuclease GEN-like 1 isoform X3, with the protein MRRSIYLLEWSLPVLIPVCTLVNLFGAFQVFVPDGTPSPIKSRARIARYCRASGLDLSSQLEAEEGASFERNWEFRKCVEECAVNEVDLLELLGMPVLKVKGEAEALFAQLNSAGHVDVCITANNDAFLYGAQ; encoded by the exons ATGCGAAGAAGCATTTACTTGCTTGAGTGGAGTTTACCGGTTTTGATTCCAGTGTGCACCCTTGTCAATCTT TTTGGAGCCTTCCAGGTTTTTGTCCCTGATGGGACTCCATCCCCTATAAAGTCCCGTGCAAGAATAGCACGGTATTGCAGAGCATCGGGCTTGGATTTATCCAGCCAGCTCGAGGCGGAAGAGGGTGCCTCGTTTGAGAGAAACTGGGAATTTAGGAAATGCGTGGAAGAATGTGCTGTGAATGAAGTT GATTTGCTGGAACTCCTGGGAATGCCAGTTTTAAAAGTTAAAGGGGAAGCTGAAGCACTCTTTGCACAGTTAAATAGTGCAGGACATGTTGATGTTTGTATTACTGCCAACAACGATGCCTTTCTTTATGGGGCCCAATGA
- the LOC140840491 gene encoding putative two-component response regulator ARR19 — MVNKGICILVADGDLTCTRIVSDMLQHTSYEVLATGSGLDVLSSIWETKGRIELVLTNAQRLGPNGMEIVKHIKKKLHLPVTLMSPEKAKMEFTTQPNFFSAYILNNVSSDDINNLWQFASEEEKFKKISQSTPLSADECSTDETTLMEKKQRVVWTKEMHQKFLDAIELLGYERAVPKRIAEVMGIPGLRRENVASHLQKFRNGLKRAQEVSLDSVPGTSTMNEIERSCMLNNPEESTRRFIMQNKDTQKKDPFGATNRYTNFRASRLTDHWLQNGPLSPSFQIYRDQTKNMLLSTIKNTSSTYDHSATSSKPAFRFVGYRLTSDEKSIVLCTEDQNPETSVSLKSFDQPKNSQNEVLLLSPLTAESHWNENPDQEIYFPSRETTKNENLVQDSLAEDQQEEFEDVLIDVSGNTFPHMDWQEFEDAVFKQDGTYPSNI, encoded by the exons ATGGTGAACAAAGGAATTTGCATTCTTGTTGCTGATGGTGATCTCACTTGCACTAGAATTGTGTCCGATATGCTTCAACACACCAGCTATGAAG TGTTGGCTACTGGAAGTGGTTTAGATGTTTTGAGTTCTATATGGGAGACAAAGGGGAGGATAGAACTTGTCCTGACAAATGCTCAAAGGTTAGGACCAAATGGGATGGAGATTGTGAAACATATTAAGAAGAAGCTTCATCTTCCTGTCACAT TGATGTCTCCTGAGAAGGCAAAGATGGAGTTTACAACCCAACCAAACTTCTTCTCAGCATACATTTTGAATAACGTGAGCAGTGATGACATTAATAACCTCTGGCAATTTGCATCAGAGGAAGAAAAGTTCAAGAAAATATCACAGAGCACTCCATTATCAGCTGATGAATGCAGCACAGATGAAACTACTTTAATGGAAAAGAAACAAAGAGTTGTTTGGACAAAAGAGATGCATCAGAAATTCTTGGATGCCATTGAACTTCTAGGATATGAAA GAGCAGTTCCAAAGAGAATCGCAGAGGTTATGGGGATACCAGGGCTTCGAAGAGAAAACGTTGCCAGTCATTTACAG AAATTTCGCAATGGCCTGAAACGAGCTCAAGAAGTCTCTCTCGATTCAGTACCTGGCACGAGCACCATGAATGAAATCGAGAGATCATGCATGCTCAACAATCCTGAAGAATCCACAAGAAGATTCATCATGCAAAACAAGGACACACAGAAGAAAGATCCTTTTGGTGCGACCAACCGTTACACGAATTTTAGAGCATCACGGTTAACAGATCACTGGCTGCAGAATGGTCCGTTAAGTCCCAGCTTCCAAATATATAGAGATCAGACGAAGAACATGCTTCTGAGTACAATAAAAAATACTTCATCCACATATGATCACAGTGCTACGAGTTCTAAACCTGCCTTCAGGTTCGTGGGATACAGGTTGACAAGTGATGAGAAGTCTATTGTGTTGTGTACTGAAGATCAGAATCCTGAAACATCAGTGTCTCTGAAGTCTTTCGATCAGCCGAAAAACTCGCAGAATGAGGTGCTGCTTCTGAGCCCGTTGACTGCGGAGAGTCATTGGAATGAAAATCCGGATCAGGAAATTTATTTCCCATCAAGGGAAACAACCAAGAATGAAAATTTGGTGCAAGATTCGTTGGCAGAGGACCAGCAAGAAGAATTTGAGGATGTCCTGATAGATGTGTCAGGAAACACATTTCCTCACATGGATTGGCAAGAATTTGAGGATGCAGTTTTTAAACAAGATGGTACTTATCCATCAAACATATAA